TAATAACAGCTAAAGGAGGTGTGGCAGACAAACCTTGAGAGCGTAGCCCACCATTTTTGAAAAAGCTGTAATAGTCACATCCTTTCCTTCTCTCTCAATCTGTGTAACGGTaatgtgaataatattatgGCAAGAAAACTGTTGGATATAGTAACTGGAACAATCATCTTTAATTAGATTATTATAGTCACCTTAGCTTTCCCTATTGGAAGGCAAAAACTGGAATCAAGAGCTTCAGCTGAAATAGGGAATGACTCACCATATCTGAAGCACAATATTGACAATATCGATATCAATAAAGACAATATTTAGCTCAACATGGACAACATTTAGATATAACAATCACAATGCACTTACAACAACTCATTTTCAAGGAAAACGACAGGATCAGGATCCCTTATGGCAGCCTTTAGCAGTCCACGAGCATCTTCAGATGAGTATGGGGTCAACACTTTCAACCCAGGGCAGGATCCAAACCATGCAGCATAACActgcattaaaaaagaaattacatatAGCATTGCCAATCATTTGTCTCCCTTATACTGGGAAATGAACCCCAAACATGCTATGTCATAAAGGACGACTCCAGAACCAGACAAAGGCGCCAATTCAAGAAAATGATGAGGAAACAAAAATGACACTGAGTACACTAAGAAAGCCCACTATAACATACTTGAGAGTGCTGGGCACCAACTCCAGCAGCAGCACCATTAGGCCCTCGGAAAACTATGGGCACAGATATCTGGCCAGCAGACATATAGTTTGATTTTGCAGCAGAATTAATAATGTGATCAATTGCCTGCAGAACAAGGTAAGATGAGCTCGCTAAAAGAAAATCAACGACCGAGCATTGAGTTGGCTATAAAATAGAAACTTGCACTGTAACGAAATATGGTGGTTAATTTGTTGGCATCTTCTAATTATCCCAGGAGGTAATGGCTGTTACCCTTCAATCCAAAATTTTTTGATGCACAAGTGTCagagacagagagggagagaggagaaagCACATAAACTATGTTCTCCtgctattatccttaaaatctACTTGAGGCCCGAATCAATAAAGAAGCCACTTTAGGATATTGAAGGGTAGTTGAGTGCTACAAGTAATTCTACAGTGCCATATTACATTTAAAAATCCCTTAGCACAGATTTCAGAAAATCAAGTACAAGAGAGGGAGGGAACCTCTAACCTGCATAGAGAAGTTAAATGTCATAAACTCTATAACAGGGCGCAGTCCATGGTAAGCAGCACCAACTCCAATCCCTGTAAACCCAGCCTGCAAAACGGTTTATAGAAAAAAAGGTATTAGACAACTACTAACATAGAATACAAACAAGAATTATACATGTAGATATCTTttttggagaaagagagaaaagggaggGATGAAAAACATGACCATTGGCAAACGAGGGGGTTGCAGGATCATGACTAATCTACTTGATCAACCATAAGCAACCAAAAACCCAACAAATAGAGGGAAAGTCAAGTAGCAGAAATAACCTCTGTGATTGGCGTATCAAGAACCCTCTCGGGACCATACTTGTCCAACAGCCCCTTGGATATCTAAACAAAATGGAGATTAAGAACCAATGTTATACAAGTACATAAAATTGTCGTTGAACCTTCACATGACATGGAAATCCAGGAATCTCATCTCTTCAATTATTAGAGCTAACCTTATATGCACCCTGATATTCCCCAACCTGAGctcaaattaacaaaaaaagaacatGAGAGAAGAAAGAATGAAGACGAAGTTTAGCAACAATTGACTTCTTCCTACTTATGCTCACCTCTTCACCCATCAAGAACACTTTGGGATCAGCAGACATTTCCTCATCAAGTGCAGAGTTTAGAGCGTCTCTCACTGTCATCTGTGCATAATTATCGTTTCAACAGTATAAATTCAGTGAGTTTGAAAAGAGGAGGAGAATAGACGGCTTCTCGTATTAATTAGTCTCGTATTATACCCCTGGAAAAAGAATTATCGTTCCGGCATTTTTTTAAGAACAAATTCAGGTTCCTAACAATACCAAAATGAACAGATACACTCGTAGGATCGAATTAATATTAATGAAGCATGTTTTCTTTTCGAGACCCCTCGAGgaacttcaaataaaaaaaggtaattaaataaataaaaaaaagtaacagaactttctttttattttaaagttgagAAATAACAGCTTGCACCCACCGAATAATTGAGACAGGTTAAAGCACCAAATATTAGTTATTCTCGAAAACATGATTACCTCTTTTGCTGCAGATGAGTAGCTTCTCAATGCCGACGCGGAGGAACGAGTCCACTGCAAGGACTGTCCGGAAGTCTGCCCAAACCGGCATTTACAATTAAACTAAATATaagttgtaaaattaaaattacagcAACAACAAACTCCACGTACCAGAcattaataaaagataaattacaaaaaatatttcggGTGTACCAGAAGAGAAGAGCCTCCAGCACAGATTTTCCGATTAATAATCCCCAAcatcttttctctctttcactcAATATtgatctaataaaataaaacatcaaaaaGGGCATTCAGATTATCAGCGGTTCCAAGCAAATCGGAAAGCGAACTGAGAcgtatataaacatatatatatatatatatatataagaaatataagaaataggatagagattaaaaaacctagaaattataagaaatagTCAAAAGGAGAAATATTAGATGAGTGATGGAGTCAGGTTATGGAGAATGGAGAGAGATAAGTACGGACCTTGGAATAGGATAGTAGTTGTTGCAGGATCCGATCGGAGACGATGAAGACGTAGGAAAGTGGAAGTGCGCAGAAGAAATGAGACAGCCACCACGGCACGCTCGCTCTCCTATATTTAACtaactaattttttcttttcctctttagaccagttgatattttttatttccttcattattttacctttttgattttttttttagtggaaaTTCCACTTAATACCGTAGCGAGTGGGgaatcttaattttatattagcAGCGTTAATTATAGTTAAGGTAACCTCGTGGTATTTAAGACTGTCATATTAATTACTTATacaactattaattaattttttagtagaAAATGGCTTGTCCCACCCATTATATGCATATCTCATTATCTTGTGTTtcagatgaaaaaaattgaaaacgtAACAAAATTCCAATGGAAAATTGGACATAAATTAAATGTTTTCAAATGCTACAATATCCTGTAATACAGTGagaataatatatagataatgctacaactattttataattgttttaaaattaacagatgtattagttttattttgtagaaatatattttaattttcttttatctgatttggatttcaaatttgatataaatgtcttaaatttaaaatagagttataaaacatatacaaatatattatagGACTCcttaataatcatatatatcaCGTTACAATGCtatttataaaacttatatcaaaactcaattcaatttatagAAGCATGGGGTTATAATCGTCAGAGCGGTGGTGGTTGGCGCTCAAATGGGGGAGAAAAGTCCGAAAACGGATTATTCTAAAATTCCCCAAGGGTCGATAATGACAGTCGTGGGAAGGAAAACCattgagtttgattttttttttttttaataggcaGTATTGTTCAACCCAACGCCGCCAACAATTAAACTGGTTTCGTACTCGAAAGTCGAAACTTTACCGACAAGACCGAGACGTAAATGGGTGGGTGAGAGAGGGGAGGGCAGCATGCGCTTTTTGCAACACAGCTACCACCTCAGTTTAGCAGTTAGGGGTGGAATCGATTCGGTCGagtttaattttagataaaatttaagatcaactcgatatatattagttttatatttttttaagatcaaatcgatatatatcaattttttatttttaaaatcgattACGTCTAATTAtcttcttaaattaatattttcaattttatcgaTTTTTCGTCCGGTTTAGtctaattttttgatttttttaaaatgtaaaaaatatataataaagtattacttcttataataaaatattattaataatttaatatatattttatgtttaaagtatatgatcaattaaatttttatctttaagattaaacttttattttataaattataataatattatcttaaatataattatattaataacatctaatcaaacaaattacaaatgatcatatttaagattaacattttatgttataatttataaattataatatgaaattatttcatatatgatatatgattatatattatataaaaaacttatacataaaaaatattttgtataatatataaaattaatttatatatattttcataatataagaACTAGTTCCAGACCAGACCGGTTTAAAACCGAACTAACAGATCCAGTTCAGTCCAATTCGATATGATTtttcgatttaaatttacacaccTACCTCATTTGATTGTGGGTGCCATTATTTGGTGGATGAaactattttggattttttttacgCCATTATTAGATATCGTGGAGTGCCTCcgcacaaatttttttttttcaaggaataaaattaattattaaaattttattgttttttacataaatttcatattttttaaaaaaattaagtaatcgtaaatatcatttcttttatatatatatagaaagaaattttatttatagtccCTACTTGGAAATTATATGTGCAGACcttctattaaataaaaaaaaatatcattttaagaaagatatttttataaaaataaaattacttagacttatattataatttaaaaaaaaaattatatgtagcattgcttatatatatatatatatatatatatatatatattatatcacacCTCCGGCTTCATCCAACTATCTGTCatgtcattataaaaaaaaaaaaaactatctgtCATATCATTTGGGGTTCCAAATTCATCTCTTTTGAATTTGCATATGATCTGTTGATATCTTTTCGGggttataatttatattgtaaaattctCGCACAGGGCACCAATATTTTGTTTCCTAGTAGAGTAGCCATAAAAAGGCATAAATGATAGTACTGTTTGATCATCAAGTTAactttggggggaggggggttggggtgttttgttgttttaaCGTGGCTTAAACCATTTCTTATTATATAGGTAAAATACAATTGTATTGATAACAAATTAGTAGGTATAGTCCAAGGATACAAttggtctcgtttatttttgtaattttttttaatttatctcatcttattattataatttttttacatttttatataaaataaaataaataactcaacttttttaaattttaaaataaaaataatattaaaaaaatatattttaacaatattttatataacttttaattttaatatcaactcatctataaaaataaacgagaccgaTTACAttcggtttggatagtgatgtaatttcaaataatatgtaaataataaaaaataataataaaaagcacGCACTTCGTGCACATTCTTGTTTGTACAACTGCTTCATTGGCATATATGGTAATTTTTTCATAGGTTACTCCTATAATCCAAACCGAAATGATTCAGTCCAGCACTCCTATAATCCAAACCGAAATGATTCTGTCTCCAGTACTCCTATAATCCAAACCGCTTAGTTTATTTTTCCACTCTGCAATTAATGCTCAGTTTTTGCAATTGGGACTTGATCTGGCCAAATATATTATGGAAATATTCCAACTTATCCGTgacatttttttcctctttttaataaaaaacacaatAGAAAATAACCCAAAAAGGCCCATGACAGATACAATGCTTCgtcattattactattatgTATAAATGGCAAAGAAATGATCGGGTCATGAATATGATGAATGGAGTTTGAAGTTTCTGAGTTGGAGAAATAAAAGCTAGTCGATCGAGCGAGTTTCCCGTAGGatacaaaataattaacttcAGTCTTAAACATgtcataaatttaatttacacGTAAATAAAATATGCGACAGTTTGGCCGAGTGGTCTAAGGCGCCAGATTTAGGCTCTGGTCCGAAAGGGCGTGGGTTCAAATCCCACAGctgtcaaatttttttaaatgttttttcaaaatattttttttactggatgaattaagattaaagttaaaaaattaaataaaaatttgttgaaatatattttttaatattatttttattttaaaatttaaaaaatttattttattttatgtaataatttaaaaaaattataatgataaaataaagatttttaaaattttgagttgaTTATTTGCCACCCATCTTACATGAACCGGTCACAGTgaaataaataagttattttatttttagatgcgCAATTAAGCTATATATcaattaaatgataatatttaatttataatatttaaattttaaattaagtatttaaaaattaaattaaattatataaatattttattagatatacTCTACATACGacgtgagaattttttttttttaaataaataacctTAGTTTCAACTAAAGCTTCTTGTACTGTAACTCTATGTAAATTtagaacttattttttataaccttCAACAAAATTCAACCCAGTAGAGAGGGAATAATATATATGGTATGTTTACAATTAATTCTCGTCTAATcccattaaacaaaaaaactaatatatatatatatgtcttctATGATAAAATCTTGTTTCATTTCGCCACTCTTAATTTTTACAATTgctgtaaaatgaaaaaacgattatgtaaaatttaaaaatgcaataaaactaaatagaaaaaatcaattatttaatgaaataacgATATCCTGATTCAGTAATAAAATTATCGTGTCATTaacaagaatatataatatcataagAATGCATGTAACTgtataatgttttattttttaaaaagatatcatcatcatctgttTTGAGACAAGAGAAACATATGCGTATTAACTCTTAATTTAGGATGAGGAATTAGTTTAAGATACCCGGAATGCAACGATATCCTTCTTCTCTAGCTAGCTTCTTGCAAGAATTTCCATATTGCATGCTGCATCATTCCAATTCAAACGATTGATAACATTCTCAATATAGTCagttacacacacacacacgcacatatatactagcggtgggaaatgtgcaaagcacgtttgtcacatctgtcaaattgaagaaaaaaataaaatgtaactttgaatattaaaataatttaatgtataaaaataaaattattatttatttatattcataatttattataaaatttaaattatattaaaaatttaaattaattagataatttttttttcttaaaaatgtacagtaaaattttattatttatttaacgataaaaaattagt
Above is a window of Juglans regia cultivar Chandler unplaced genomic scaffold, Walnut 2.0 Scaffold_1, whole genome shotgun sequence DNA encoding:
- the LOC118344962 gene encoding pyruvate dehydrogenase E1 component subunit beta-1, mitochondrial-like, whose product is MLGIINRKICAGGSSLLTSGQSLQWTRSSASALRSYSSAAKEMTVRDALNSALDEEMSADPKVFLMGEEVGEYQGAYKISKGLLDKYGPERVLDTPITEAGFTGIGVGAAYHGLRPVIEFMTFNFSMQAIDHIINSAAKSNYMSAGQISVPIVFRGPNGAAAGVGAQHSQCYAAWFGSCPGLKVLTPYSSEDARGLLKAAIRDPDPVVFLENELLYGESFPISAEALDSSFCLPIGKAKIEREGKDVTITAFSKMVGYALKAAEILAKEGISAEVINLRSIRPLDRSTINTSVRKTNRLVTVEEGFPQHGVGAEICTSVVEDSFGYLDAPVERVAGADVPMPYAANLERMAVPQVEDIVRAAKRACYRSVPLAAAA